One genomic window of Flavobacteriales bacterium includes the following:
- a CDS encoding S9 family peptidase — MAVAATVLVSCGTGTPEKTAEKPMEAPPAKIEVNDFFKNPEKASFRISPNGEYFSYRAPWNNRMNVFVQKIGEDTPTQVTHDTIRDVGGYFWKGDRILYTRDINGDENYIVFSASMDGKDVKTLSPEKGVRAGVMDDLHNIAGMEKMVIVQMNKRNPEVFDPYLVNIETGETKALYNNKENYENFTTDHTGMIRLASMTDGTDQVLYHRANDKEPFVEIKRTGFKDSFAPLFFTFDNKNLYASSNLNGRDKSAIVEYDIAAGKEVKEIFANADYDVDNLNYSRKRKVLTVVSWTGAKSEHAFLDKETEALWNKLGAQMEGYEYWVYGENDDEDKFMVWKGNDRMPGKYYFYDAKTEKTVEMATLYPWLNENDLAEMKPIQYQSRDGLTIHGYLTLPKGRDAKMLPVVINPHGGPWARDDWGYNSEAQLLANRGYAVLQMNFRGSTGYGRAFWEKSFKQWGKTMQDDISDGVKWLEKEGIADPKRVAIYGGSYGGYATLAGLTFTPELYACGVDYVGVSNLFTFMNTVPPYWEPFKKMMYEMVGDPQADSLLMHAASPVFHVDKIACPLFIAQGAKDPRVNKDESDQVVAALKARGVKVQYLVKENEGHGFHNEENRLEFYTAMDKFLDEHIGSGYKAAASESEAAAETH, encoded by the coding sequence ATGGCTGTTGCTGCCACGGTGCTCGTTTCCTGCGGAACGGGTACGCCAGAGAAAACAGCTGAAAAGCCGATGGAAGCACCACCGGCCAAGATCGAAGTGAACGACTTCTTCAAGAACCCGGAAAAAGCAAGCTTCAGGATAAGCCCGAACGGCGAATACTTCAGCTATCGTGCACCTTGGAATAATCGCATGAACGTATTCGTGCAGAAGATCGGTGAGGATACTCCGACACAAGTAACGCATGATACCATCCGTGATGTTGGCGGGTACTTCTGGAAAGGCGACCGGATCCTATACACACGTGACATCAATGGCGATGAGAATTACATCGTGTTCAGCGCGAGCATGGATGGCAAGGATGTGAAGACACTGAGCCCGGAGAAAGGTGTTCGTGCTGGCGTTATGGACGATCTGCACAATATTGCTGGAATGGAAAAAATGGTGATCGTGCAGATGAACAAGCGCAATCCAGAAGTGTTCGACCCCTATTTGGTGAACATTGAGACAGGTGAGACCAAGGCGTTGTACAACAACAAGGAGAACTACGAAAATTTCACCACAGATCACACCGGTATGATCCGTTTGGCGAGTATGACAGATGGAACGGACCAAGTGCTCTACCATCGAGCGAATGACAAAGAGCCTTTTGTGGAGATCAAACGGACCGGATTCAAGGACAGCTTCGCTCCATTGTTCTTTACGTTCGACAATAAGAACCTGTATGCGAGCAGCAATCTCAATGGCCGTGATAAATCCGCGATCGTGGAGTATGACATTGCAGCCGGAAAAGAAGTGAAAGAGATCTTCGCGAATGCGGATTACGACGTGGACAATTTGAACTATAGCCGTAAACGCAAGGTGCTTACGGTCGTATCATGGACCGGAGCCAAGAGCGAACATGCCTTCCTCGACAAGGAGACCGAAGCGCTGTGGAACAAGCTCGGTGCACAAATGGAAGGCTATGAATATTGGGTCTATGGCGAGAATGACGATGAAGACAAATTCATGGTCTGGAAAGGCAATGACCGCATGCCAGGGAAGTACTACTTCTATGATGCGAAGACCGAAAAGACCGTGGAAATGGCCACGCTTTATCCCTGGTTGAATGAGAATGACCTTGCTGAGATGAAGCCGATCCAATACCAAAGCCGCGACGGGCTGACGATCCATGGCTACCTGACCTTACCGAAAGGCCGCGATGCCAAGATGCTCCCAGTGGTGATCAATCCGCACGGTGGACCTTGGGCACGCGATGATTGGGGCTATAATTCCGAAGCTCAGCTTTTGGCCAACCGCGGTTACGCTGTGCTCCAAATGAACTTCCGTGGCAGCACTGGGTACGGTCGTGCGTTCTGGGAAAAGAGCTTCAAACAATGGGGCAAGACCATGCAGGATGATATTTCTGATGGAGTGAAGTGGTTGGAGAAAGAAGGTATCGCCGACCCCAAGCGCGTTGCGATCTATGGCGGTAGTTATGGAGGCTACGCCACATTGGCCGGACTCACCTTCACGCCTGAACTGTACGCTTGTGGCGTGGATTACGTCGGTGTAAGTAACCTGTTCACTTTCATGAATACCGTTCCACCCTATTGGGAGCCGTTCAAGAAAATGATGTACGAAATGGTAGGCGATCCGCAAGCCGATAGCTTGTTGATGCACGCTGCCAGCCCAGTTTTCCACGTGGATAAGATCGCATGCCCGCTTTTCATTGCTCAAGGTGCAAAGGATCCTCGTGTGAACAAGGACGAAAGCGACCAAGTGGTTGCTGCATTGAAAGCCCGTGGCGTTAAAGTACAATACCTCGTAAAGGAAAATGAAGGCCACGGTTTCCACAATGAAGAGAACCGATTGGAGTTCTACACAGCTATGGATAAATTCCTGGATGAGCACATTGGCAGCGGATACAAAGCCGCTGCATCAGAATCAGAGGCCGCTGCGGAAACGCATTGA
- a CDS encoding GNAT family N-acetyltransferase, with amino-acid sequence MHIRFIKAEATYPLRLMVLRPGGIVEDTHFPNDRLEGAFHLAAQIHQQLISVASFYPEKNSALLGWKQYRLRGMATHPDFAGKGAGSLLIRFALDHLKAQHADLVWCNARLLAVPFYKNMGFETIGEQFDIEGIGPHYLMHRPV; translated from the coding sequence ATGCATATCCGATTCATTAAAGCGGAAGCTACCTACCCGTTACGCCTCATGGTCTTACGACCGGGTGGTATTGTGGAAGACACCCATTTCCCGAACGATCGGTTGGAAGGTGCATTCCATTTGGCCGCACAGATACACCAACAGCTGATCAGCGTGGCCTCGTTCTATCCAGAGAAGAACAGTGCGTTATTGGGTTGGAAACAATACCGTTTGCGTGGCATGGCCACGCATCCGGACTTTGCCGGCAAAGGTGCGGGGAGCCTATTGATCCGGTTCGCATTGGACCATCTCAAAGCCCAACACGCTGATCTGGTCTGGTGCAATGCACGGTTGCTCGCCGTTCCGTTCTATAAAAATATGGGATTCGAGACAATAGGCGAGCAATTCGACATTGAGGGCATCGGACCGCATTACTTGATGCATAGACCTGTTTAG
- a CDS encoding M42 family metallopeptidase produces the protein MAKKTTKPSILNKKSLEFLERYINNPSPTGFESEGQKLWLSYLKPYVDDHFVDNYGTVVGVINPTAKYKVVIEAHADEISWFVHYITNEGFIYVRRNGGSDHIIAPSKRVNIHTEKGIVKALFGWPAIHVRGGKPEVAPTLENIFLDCGCANKKEVEALGIHVGCVITYEDEFMILNKKHYVGRALDNRMGGFMIAEVARLLKENKVKLPFGLYVTNSVQEEVGLRGAEMIVERIKPDLAIITDVTHDTQTPMMNKIQSGDIACGKGPVLCYAPAVHNNLLKHIVTTAQKEKIPFQRSAASRATGTDTDAFAYGAAGVPSALISLPLRYMHTTVESVHKDDVENVIQLIYDSVKTLKAGADMRYFK, from the coding sequence ATGGCAAAAAAGACAACGAAGCCAAGCATTCTGAACAAGAAGTCGCTCGAATTTCTGGAGCGTTACATCAACAACCCTTCACCTACTGGTTTCGAAAGTGAGGGACAGAAGCTTTGGTTGAGTTACCTGAAGCCTTACGTGGATGACCATTTCGTGGATAACTACGGTACCGTTGTTGGTGTCATCAACCCAACAGCCAAGTACAAAGTAGTGATCGAAGCACATGCGGATGAGATCAGTTGGTTCGTTCATTACATTACCAACGAAGGCTTCATCTATGTGCGTCGCAACGGAGGCAGCGATCACATCATTGCTCCGAGCAAACGGGTGAACATCCATACGGAAAAAGGTATTGTAAAGGCGTTGTTCGGTTGGCCCGCGATCCACGTGCGTGGTGGTAAGCCCGAGGTTGCACCAACCTTGGAAAATATCTTTTTGGATTGCGGTTGTGCGAACAAGAAAGAAGTTGAGGCCTTGGGCATTCATGTGGGCTGCGTGATCACCTATGAGGATGAGTTCATGATCTTGAACAAGAAACACTACGTAGGCCGGGCCTTGGATAATCGCATGGGGGGTTTCATGATCGCTGAAGTAGCGCGGTTGTTGAAAGAGAATAAGGTGAAGCTTCCATTCGGTCTCTATGTGACCAATAGTGTGCAAGAGGAGGTGGGACTGCGTGGTGCTGAAATGATCGTGGAGCGGATAAAACCTGATCTGGCGATCATAACGGACGTTACGCACGACACCCAGACCCCGATGATGAACAAGATCCAGAGTGGTGACATTGCATGCGGAAAAGGCCCGGTACTGTGTTATGCACCAGCTGTTCACAATAATCTTTTGAAGCATATCGTTACCACCGCTCAAAAGGAAAAGATCCCCTTCCAACGATCGGCAGCAAGCCGTGCAACTGGAACGGATACCGATGCTTTCGCTTATGGTGCTGCTGGTGTTCCAAGCGCATTGATCAGTCTGCCTTTGCGTTATATGCACACCACAGTCGAGAGCGTTCACAAGGATGATGTGGAGAATGTGATCCAATTGATCTACGATTCGGTGAAGACACTGAAAGCCGGTGCGGATATGCGTTATTTCAAGTAG
- a CDS encoding PD40 domain-containing protein translates to MMMRINASILLVAVLLFGAPELTAQSATTSKEARDLCKKAERLLQSGSANFGQAEKILEEALALDPNDAGVNMAMGRCQLNGPQRHRAVEYLLQAHKADASIPHVTFMAAYALQLNARWKEAIALYEEHLLSFPEADMDPMFNLADKHIIECRNGVLAMGSPATARVSNLGDGINSSFADYGPLINADGTAMYFTSRRPVTAEDKINKVTADHYEDIYSSTNSNGLWTSAQRMITPINTPQNDACVGLSNDGRTMVIYRDEKGGGDLYESKRENGIWSEPVAFGPNINTGSHESSACYSFDHQWLYFVSDRDDDNLGGQDIFRSPWNDALKQWGTPENLGPSVNTEFDEDGIFVHPDGRTIYFSSKGHNSIGGYDIFQSRLENNAWSTPVNLGWPINSPDDDLFFVRTADGSQGFFSSYRPGGSGEDDLYMVQFKNGDETVSANGGAMPAGEASGTIMLKGKITSEARINGLSAIIEMVDLQTAKHVLDVTTDGSTGDFLLAIPAGRDYAMYVKAEGYLPHSKNVSIPKGMQPNDMSLDIILEPMVAGNKVTLHNIFFETNSAILEQQSLPELNQLYYLLEMHHDLRLMIEGHTDNTGTTALNADLSAERAASVRDHLMKRGIKADRLEAVGSGDSKPLVPNTNSANRAKNRRTEIKVL, encoded by the coding sequence ATGATGATGCGCATAAACGCTAGTATTCTCCTTGTTGCTGTTCTGCTTTTTGGTGCCCCGGAACTAACCGCTCAAAGTGCGACCACCAGTAAAGAGGCGCGTGATCTTTGCAAAAAGGCAGAACGGTTGCTTCAGAGCGGTAGTGCAAATTTCGGTCAAGCAGAAAAGATCCTGGAAGAAGCATTGGCACTGGATCCCAATGATGCCGGGGTGAACATGGCCATGGGACGTTGCCAATTGAACGGACCACAGCGCCATAGAGCAGTGGAATACCTGTTACAGGCGCACAAGGCTGATGCTTCCATTCCACATGTTACGTTCATGGCGGCCTATGCTTTGCAGCTCAACGCGCGTTGGAAAGAGGCGATAGCGCTCTACGAAGAGCACCTGTTGTCGTTTCCGGAAGCGGACATGGATCCCATGTTCAATTTGGCGGACAAGCACATCATCGAGTGTCGTAACGGAGTGTTGGCAATGGGTTCGCCGGCAACAGCACGTGTTTCAAATCTTGGCGATGGCATCAATTCGAGCTTTGCGGATTACGGTCCATTGATCAATGCGGATGGAACCGCTATGTATTTCACCTCCCGCAGACCTGTTACCGCGGAGGATAAGATCAACAAGGTAACCGCGGATCATTACGAGGATATCTATTCCAGCACCAATTCAAATGGCTTATGGACCAGTGCGCAGCGCATGATCACCCCGATCAATACCCCGCAGAACGATGCCTGCGTTGGGTTATCAAATGACGGTCGTACAATGGTGATCTATCGCGACGAAAAAGGCGGTGGAGATCTGTACGAGTCGAAACGTGAGAATGGGATCTGGAGCGAGCCCGTTGCATTCGGCCCGAATATCAACACCGGTTCGCACGAGTCAAGTGCGTGTTACAGTTTCGATCATCAATGGTTGTATTTCGTGAGTGATAGGGATGATGATAATCTCGGTGGTCAGGATATTTTTCGAAGTCCATGGAACGATGCGCTCAAGCAGTGGGGAACGCCGGAGAACCTTGGTCCTTCGGTTAACACGGAGTTCGATGAGGACGGCATCTTCGTTCACCCGGATGGAAGAACGATCTACTTCAGTAGCAAGGGACACAACTCCATAGGCGGTTATGACATATTCCAAAGCCGTTTGGAGAACAACGCTTGGTCAACTCCGGTAAATCTGGGTTGGCCGATCAATTCACCGGATGACGATCTCTTTTTTGTACGCACGGCTGATGGAAGCCAAGGTTTCTTCAGCTCTTATCGCCCCGGTGGTTCAGGAGAGGATGATCTGTATATGGTGCAGTTCAAGAACGGTGATGAGACCGTAAGCGCCAATGGCGGTGCGATGCCAGCAGGCGAAGCATCAGGTACCATCATGTTAAAAGGAAAGATCACGAGCGAAGCACGGATCAATGGCCTTTCTGCTATCATTGAAATGGTGGATCTGCAGACCGCGAAACACGTTCTGGATGTTACTACGGATGGATCAACAGGAGATTTTCTGCTGGCAATTCCTGCTGGTCGCGATTATGCCATGTACGTGAAAGCCGAGGGTTACTTGCCCCATTCCAAGAACGTGAGCATTCCTAAAGGCATGCAACCGAACGACATGAGCCTCGACATCATTCTGGAACCGATGGTAGCCGGAAATAAAGTGACCTTGCACAACATTTTCTTCGAGACCAATAGTGCGATCCTTGAACAGCAGTCCTTGCCGGAGTTGAACCAGTTGTACTATCTACTGGAAATGCACCATGACCTTCGGTTGATGATCGAAGGTCACACGGACAATACAGGCACTACCGCCTTGAATGCCGATCTCTCTGCAGAGCGTGCTGCTTCAGTTCGCGATCATTTGATGAAGCGAGGTATTAAAGCAGATCGACTGGAAGCTGTTGGCTCGGGTGATTCAAAACCATTGGTGCCGAATACGAACAGTGCCAACAGAGCGAAGAACCGCCGTACGGAGATCAAGGTCCTGTAG
- a CDS encoding NUDIX domain-containing protein translates to MFTIRVYGLLIHKGNVLVSDELIKGQRITKFPGGGLEHGEGLKECLIREIKEEMGLVAFDIDHFYTTDFFQQSAFHSTPMQVISVYYTFSVRDPEAISVVTEPFGGEGTVFTEELFRWLPLENVDNDAVSLPIDRVVLAMLKAKL, encoded by the coding sequence ATGTTCACGATCCGCGTTTACGGCCTGTTGATCCACAAAGGGAATGTACTTGTTTCCGATGAGCTGATAAAAGGACAGCGCATTACCAAATTCCCCGGAGGTGGACTGGAACATGGCGAAGGTTTAAAAGAATGTTTGATCCGTGAGATCAAAGAGGAGATGGGACTAGTTGCCTTCGATATTGATCACTTCTACACCACCGATTTCTTTCAGCAGAGTGCGTTCCATAGCACACCCATGCAAGTGATCAGCGTTTACTACACCTTCAGTGTTCGGGATCCGGAAGCCATCTCTGTTGTTACCGAACCGTTCGGTGGGGAAGGCACTGTGTTTACCGAAGAGCTGTTCCGGTGGTTGCCGCTGGAAAATGTGGATAACGATGCTGTTTCGCTACCGATCGATAGGGTGGTGCTGGCGATGCTGAAGGCGAAGTTGTAG
- the murQ gene encoding N-acetylmuramic acid 6-phosphate etherase, translating into MEKITESASRYDHLERMTTSELLTNINAEDRTVAQAIERTLPEIGALVDEITERMQRGGRLFYMGAGTSGRLGIVDASECPPTFGVPHGLVIGIIAGGDAAIRKAVEFAEDDREQGWKDLQEHAVGKDDTVIGIAASGGTPYVIGALEKCNDEGILTGGITCNPGSALALTAKHPVVAIVGPEFVTGSTRMKSGTAQKLILNMISTAVMIKLGRVKGNRMVDMQLSNNKLVDRGTRMVMDTLNVPYEEANALLKQHGSVRKAVSSRE; encoded by the coding sequence ATGGAAAAGATCACTGAAAGCGCATCACGTTACGACCACCTGGAGCGCATGACCACCAGCGAGTTGCTCACGAACATCAATGCTGAGGATCGCACGGTTGCGCAAGCGATAGAACGCACGCTACCGGAAATAGGAGCACTCGTTGATGAGATTACGGAGCGCATGCAACGCGGCGGTCGATTGTTCTACATGGGTGCCGGCACCAGCGGACGGTTGGGGATCGTTGATGCCAGTGAATGTCCGCCCACCTTCGGAGTGCCACATGGGCTGGTGATCGGCATAATCGCGGGCGGCGATGCTGCGATCCGGAAAGCCGTTGAATTTGCGGAGGACGATCGCGAACAAGGATGGAAAGATCTGCAGGAACACGCTGTTGGAAAAGATGACACGGTGATCGGTATAGCGGCAAGCGGTGGTACACCCTATGTGATCGGCGCATTGGAAAAGTGTAACGATGAGGGCATACTCACAGGGGGCATAACGTGTAACCCTGGCAGTGCGTTGGCACTCACCGCCAAGCATCCAGTTGTCGCCATTGTTGGTCCGGAGTTCGTGACTGGCAGCACCCGGATGAAAAGTGGCACAGCCCAGAAGCTGATCTTGAACATGATCAGTACTGCTGTGATGATCAAACTTGGTCGTGTAAAAGGCAACCGTATGGTGGACATGCAACTGAGCAATAACAAACTTGTGGACCGCGGCACACGCATGGTGATGGATACGCTGAATGTCCCGTATGAAGAAGCGAATGCTCTTCTTAAACAACACGGTAGTGTGAGGAAGGCTGTGAGCAGTAGGGAGTAG
- a CDS encoding T9SS type A sorting domain-containing protein yields the protein MKNTLRILALASLGTAMSASAQRYLTEVFPSATVETNVQYGTNFSVLTGAPVSTPLVMDVYTPTGDTETARPLIVYLHTGSFLPRYLNQLVTGSKSDSATVEMCKQFAKKGYVVAAIGYRTGWNPASPSEQTRKQTIIQAVYRSMQDTKTAVRYFRKSIAEDANPYGVNGDQIVIGGQGSGGYTALAYSSLQEVSEIQLLKFFNTETNAFMVEPTIMGDFDGLGGSPMLNNDNWPSYSNDISMIFNIGGAIGDSSWMDQGEVPICAVHGVNDPFAPYGDGTVFVPGTSFAVVDVSGSSTITRIANEFGNNDIWLTPPFTDAITNYAQAKLAGTVNDGNEGLFPIMAPQNASGPWEWFDSTAVIAGCAALGIDQAGAELRISNSLASNPVYAALGPVAGRLRALAYVDTLQSFITPRMYRGLGFDVGIDENSAIAQGVDMFPNPMVNSCVITSQASTIQSYVIYDNQGRVTRSSSVNANQFTLDREGLSTGAYYVQLFFKEGNISRKLMVN from the coding sequence CGCTTGCAAGCTTAGGCACGGCTATGTCGGCTTCAGCACAGCGTTATTTAACGGAAGTATTTCCATCTGCAACAGTAGAGACGAACGTACAATACGGCACCAACTTTTCAGTACTGACCGGTGCGCCTGTTTCTACGCCGCTTGTTATGGACGTATACACACCAACTGGTGATACTGAAACTGCACGGCCATTGATCGTTTACCTGCATACAGGTTCATTTCTTCCGCGTTATTTGAACCAACTTGTAACAGGTTCAAAGAGTGATAGTGCCACTGTTGAAATGTGCAAGCAATTCGCGAAGAAAGGATATGTTGTAGCTGCGATCGGCTACCGCACTGGTTGGAATCCAGCATCACCTTCTGAGCAAACCCGTAAACAGACCATCATCCAAGCGGTATATCGCTCGATGCAGGATACCAAAACGGCTGTTCGTTACTTCCGTAAATCCATTGCAGAAGATGCAAACCCGTATGGTGTGAATGGCGATCAGATCGTTATTGGCGGTCAAGGATCCGGTGGTTACACAGCGTTGGCCTATTCCTCATTACAGGAAGTGAGCGAGATCCAATTGCTAAAGTTCTTCAATACCGAGACCAATGCATTCATGGTTGAACCGACCATTATGGGTGATTTCGACGGTCTAGGCGGCAGCCCGATGTTGAACAACGATAACTGGCCTTCTTACTCGAACGACATTTCCATGATCTTCAACATCGGTGGAGCAATTGGAGATAGCTCATGGATGGACCAAGGCGAAGTGCCAATTTGTGCTGTTCATGGAGTGAATGATCCATTTGCACCGTATGGCGATGGAACGGTTTTCGTACCCGGAACAAGCTTTGCAGTTGTAGATGTTTCAGGCAGCAGCACGATTACCCGTATCGCGAACGAATTCGGTAATAATGATATCTGGCTGACCCCACCCTTCACGGATGCGATCACGAACTATGCTCAAGCTAAACTGGCTGGTACGGTGAACGATGGCAACGAAGGACTATTCCCGATCATGGCACCACAGAACGCTTCCGGACCGTGGGAATGGTTCGATAGCACCGCGGTTATCGCTGGTTGTGCTGCCCTAGGTATCGATCAGGCAGGTGCGGAACTCCGCATTTCCAATAGCTTGGCATCAAATCCGGTCTATGCAGCATTGGGTCCAGTAGCTGGTCGTTTGCGCGCATTGGCATACGTTGACACGTTGCAGAGCTTTATCACCCCACGCATGTACCGTGGTCTTGGTTTTGATGTTGGTATCGATGAGAATTCAGCGATCGCACAAGGTGTAGATATGTTCCCTAATCCTATGGTGAACAGCTGTGTTATCACTAGCCAAGCTTCAACGATCCAGAGTTACGTGATCTATGACAACCAAGGTCGTGTAACACGTTCAAGTAGCGTTAACGCGAATCAATTCACCTTGGATCGTGAAGGATTGTCCACCGGTGCCTATTACGTGCAATTGTTCTTCAAAGAGGGGAACATCTCACGTAAGCTTATGGTGAACTGA